One window of the Mycobacterium xenopi genome contains the following:
- a CDS encoding DUF2293 domain-containing protein, with amino-acid sequence MAGKGVEQRVRRIAEAALGEQRFVSALDVLLGLGWLTPSHVHRWRQGRLESLESALQVNPNKVTAAMAVLRRWAQERGLQPSETDYVARTRDRRQLRFSIDGDSDVEVAYRTHWVSPGLSQRAVERQSRAPDLVVIWPLKEWTCTSCGGTGDFLIMEDAGPLCLDCADLGHLEFLPSGDATLTRRAKKASRLSAVVVRWSRSRKRYERQGILAEPDAIERAEQDCLSDAEVRARRMERDQARRVADDVRFQAAFAAAIREVFPGCPVSRAEAIASHAALRRSGRVGRSAAGRALDPDAVRLAVAASVRHLDTDYDERLMSGIDRETARGQVYDRIEEVLNSWRDTRGMPCDSD; translated from the coding sequence ATGGCAGGTAAAGGTGTGGAGCAGCGGGTCAGGCGGATAGCCGAGGCTGCGCTTGGCGAACAGCGGTTCGTCAGCGCGCTCGATGTGCTGCTGGGGCTCGGCTGGCTCACACCGTCGCACGTCCACCGGTGGCGTCAGGGTCGCTTGGAGTCGCTGGAGTCGGCGCTGCAGGTTAATCCAAACAAGGTCACCGCGGCGATGGCCGTGTTGCGGCGTTGGGCGCAAGAACGGGGGTTGCAGCCCTCCGAGACCGATTACGTTGCCCGCACCCGCGACCGGCGCCAGTTGCGGTTCAGCATCGACGGGGATTCCGACGTCGAAGTTGCCTACCGCACACACTGGGTTTCGCCCGGCCTATCGCAGCGCGCAGTCGAGCGGCAAAGCCGTGCACCGGATCTCGTCGTCATCTGGCCGCTCAAAGAATGGACGTGCACATCGTGTGGCGGCACCGGAGACTTCTTGATCATGGAGGATGCGGGACCGCTGTGTCTGGACTGCGCCGACCTCGGTCATCTGGAGTTCTTGCCGTCCGGTGATGCCACGCTGACCCGCCGGGCGAAGAAAGCCAGTCGGCTGTCTGCAGTTGTCGTGCGATGGAGTCGGTCACGCAAACGCTATGAGCGCCAAGGCATTCTGGCTGAACCAGATGCGATTGAGCGGGCCGAGCAGGACTGCCTATCTGACGCCGAGGTGCGCGCTCGTCGCATGGAGCGTGACCAGGCCCGTCGCGTCGCCGACGACGTGCGGTTTCAGGCAGCATTCGCTGCAGCCATCCGCGAGGTGTTTCCCGGCTGCCCGGTCAGCCGCGCCGAAGCGATCGCGAGCCATGCAGCACTGCGTCGCAGTGGCCGCGTCGGACGAAGCGCGGCCGGACGTGCCCTAGATCCCGATGCTGTACGGCTCGCGGTTGCGGCTTCGGTGCGGCACCTCGATACCGATTACGACGAACGGTTGATGTCGGGCATCGACCGAGAAACCGCTCGAGGCCAGGTATACGACCGCATCGAGGAGGTTTTGAACAGCTGGCGCGATACGCGGGGGATGCCGTGCGACTCCGACTAA
- a CDS encoding DUF4229 domain-containing protein produces MAEGPTSTRRVVVDVLLYAAARVGLVVALSALIVCAARLVGVSEFPVVVAVLFALVLGMPLGIWIFGALRRRATAGLATVGERRRRDREQLRARLRGDVPPE; encoded by the coding sequence GTGGCAGAAGGACCGACCTCGACGCGACGGGTGGTCGTTGACGTGCTGCTTTACGCCGCGGCCCGGGTGGGGCTGGTGGTCGCGCTTAGCGCGCTGATCGTTTGTGCGGCGCGGCTGGTGGGGGTAAGCGAATTCCCGGTGGTCGTCGCGGTGTTGTTCGCCTTGGTTCTCGGAATGCCTTTGGGTATCTGGATTTTCGGTGCGCTGCGTCGGCGCGCCACTGCCGGATTGGCCACGGTCGGCGAGCGTCGGCGCCGTGACCGCGAACAACTGCGGGCCCGGCTGCGCGGCGACGTGCCACCCGAATGA
- a CDS encoding ester cyclase: MSSARDLYRRWIYQLWSGKPIADEIVTDNFVGHWPNREVHGAAELQAIIDETRNMFDELTFEIEVGPLVDGDLVAGRWSGRGKSGEAVTTFFGNDILRLADGRFVEYWTGTSAG, translated from the coding sequence ATGAGCAGTGCACGTGACCTGTATCGCCGATGGATCTACCAGTTGTGGTCTGGCAAGCCGATCGCCGACGAGATCGTCACCGACAACTTCGTCGGGCATTGGCCTAATCGCGAGGTGCACGGTGCGGCTGAGCTGCAGGCGATCATCGACGAAACCCGCAACATGTTCGACGAGCTGACGTTCGAGATCGAAGTCGGCCCGCTGGTCGACGGCGATTTGGTGGCCGGGCGATGGAGCGGTCGCGGCAAGAGCGGCGAGGCCGTCACGACGTTCTTCGGCAACGACATCCTGCGCTTGGCCGACGGGCGGTTCGTCGAGTACTGGACCGGCACCTCAGCCGGCTAA
- a CDS encoding NAD-dependent epimerase/dehydratase family protein, translated as MRVLLTGAAGFIGARVHAALQAAGHDVLAVDALLPAAHGPGAAAPPGCRHVDIRDAEALAPLLAGVDLVCHQAAVVGAGVDAADAPAYGSHNDFATAVLLAQMFAAGVRRLVLASSMVVYGQGRYDCPQHGPVDPPPRRYQDLDAGVFEHRCPLCGLGVRWRPVDEDAPLRPRSLYAASKTAQEHYALAWAESTGGSVMALRYHNVYGPGMPRDTPYSGVAAIFRSALEKGQPPPVFEDGGQMRDFVHVDDVAAANVAAVAVERGGFTAANVCSGEPISILEVATALCEARGNPVSPVITGRYRSGDVRHIVADPARAAELLGFRAAVGPREGLREFAFAPLRG; from the coding sequence GTGAGAGTGCTGCTGACCGGCGCCGCCGGCTTCATCGGGGCCCGCGTGCACGCGGCGCTGCAAGCCGCGGGTCATGACGTGCTAGCCGTCGATGCGCTGCTGCCCGCCGCACACGGGCCCGGTGCAGCGGCACCGCCGGGCTGTCGGCACGTCGACATCCGCGACGCCGAGGCGCTGGCCCCGCTGTTGGCCGGTGTCGATCTGGTGTGTCATCAGGCCGCGGTGGTCGGCGCGGGCGTCGACGCTGCGGACGCGCCGGCATACGGCAGCCACAACGACTTCGCCACCGCGGTGCTGCTGGCCCAGATGTTCGCCGCCGGGGTGCGGCGTCTGGTGCTGGCGTCGTCGATGGTGGTCTATGGGCAGGGCCGCTACGACTGCCCGCAGCACGGGCCGGTGGACCCGCCGCCGCGGCGCTATCAGGATCTCGACGCGGGGGTGTTCGAGCATCGCTGCCCGCTGTGCGGGCTTGGCGTGAGGTGGCGGCCGGTCGACGAGGATGCGCCGTTGCGGCCCCGCAGTTTGTATGCGGCCAGCAAGACCGCGCAGGAGCATTACGCGCTTGCCTGGGCGGAGTCGACGGGCGGCTCGGTGATGGCACTGCGCTACCACAACGTCTACGGTCCCGGGATGCCGCGCGACACCCCGTATTCGGGTGTGGCGGCGATCTTTCGCTCCGCGCTCGAAAAGGGCCAACCGCCACCGGTTTTCGAAGATGGTGGTCAGATGCGCGACTTCGTCCACGTCGACGATGTGGCCGCCGCCAATGTCGCTGCGGTGGCCGTCGAGCGCGGCGGCTTCACCGCAGCCAACGTCTGCTCGGGGGAGCCGATTTCGATCCTGGAGGTCGCGACAGCATTGTGCGAGGCGCGCGGCAACCCGGTGTCGCCGGTCATTACCGGTCGCTACCGCAGCGGCGACGTGCGGCACATCGTCGCCGATCCCGCGCGCGCCGCCGAGTTGCTGGGATTTCGGGCGGCCGTCGGCCCGCGAGAAGGGCTGCGTGAATTCGCGTTCGCACCGCTGCGCGGCTAG
- a CDS encoding 1,4-dihydroxy-2-naphthoate polyprenyltransferase — translation MATVRQWVAGARPRTLPNAVAPVVVGTGAAAWLHAAVWWKALLALAVAVAMIVGVNFANDYSDGIRGTDDERAGPVRLVGSRLAAPRSVLAVAVASLSIGAAAGLVLALASAPWLIVVGVLCVTGAWLYTGGAKPYGYAGFGEAAVFVFFGLVAVLGTQYTQALRIDWVGVVLAVTAGALSSAVLVANNLRDIPTDARSGKNTLAVRLGDARTRVLYQGLLASAGGLTLALTVATPWCAAGLVAAPLAVRALRPVRCGREGRELIPVLRDTGLVMLVWSIAVALALGLAG, via the coding sequence GTGGCCACCGTCAGGCAATGGGTCGCCGGAGCGCGTCCCCGCACGTTGCCCAATGCCGTCGCGCCGGTGGTCGTCGGCACCGGTGCGGCGGCCTGGCTGCATGCGGCCGTGTGGTGGAAGGCGTTGCTGGCGCTGGCCGTGGCGGTGGCGATGATCGTCGGCGTCAACTTCGCCAACGACTATTCCGACGGCATTCGCGGCACCGACGACGAGCGGGCCGGCCCGGTTCGGCTGGTGGGCTCACGACTGGCGGCGCCGCGCTCGGTGTTGGCGGTGGCCGTGGCGAGTTTGAGCATCGGCGCGGCGGCCGGCCTGGTGCTGGCATTGGCCAGCGCGCCATGGCTGATCGTGGTCGGTGTCTTGTGCGTCACCGGTGCGTGGCTGTACACCGGCGGTGCAAAACCCTACGGCTATGCGGGGTTTGGCGAGGCCGCTGTGTTCGTGTTCTTCGGTCTGGTCGCCGTGTTGGGCACCCAGTACACCCAGGCGTTGCGAATCGACTGGGTAGGCGTGGTGCTCGCGGTCACGGCCGGCGCGCTGTCGTCGGCGGTGCTGGTGGCCAACAACCTGCGCGACATCCCCACCGATGCGCGGTCGGGCAAGAACACGCTGGCCGTACGCCTCGGCGATGCCAGGACGCGGGTGCTCTACCAGGGCTTGCTGGCCAGCGCGGGCGGGCTGACTTTGGCGTTGACGGTTGCGACGCCGTGGTGTGCCGCGGGATTGGTGGCCGCGCCGCTGGCGGTGCGGGCGCTGCGCCCGGTGCGCTGTGGGCGCGAGGGGCGTGAGTTGATTCCTGTGCTGCGCGACACCGGTCTGGTCATGCTGGTGTGGTCGATCGCGGTGGCGCTCGCGTTGGGATTAGCCGGCTGA
- the menE gene encoding o-succinylbenzoate--CoA ligase produces the protein MINRGEPALVPVRAGDPLPALRIGEEIDDDIAVVVTTSGTTGAPKGAQLTAAALTASANATHARLGGPGRWLLALPAYHIAGVQVLVRSLLAGTVPVELDVSAGFDIDELPSAVEKLGAGRRYTALVAAQLSKALTSPAATEALAEFDAVLIGGGPAPRPVLDAAAAAGISIVRTYGMSETAGGCVYDGVPLDGVGLRIGADGRIVIGGATLARGYRNPVDPDPFAEPGWFYTDDLGALDDSGRLSVLGRADEAISTGGLTVVPQPVEAVLSTHPAVRDCAVFGVDDPRLGQRVVAAVVVRRGCAAPTLDELRAHVARTLDVTAAPRELHIVDALPMRGIGKVDRQALARRLGGGQ, from the coding sequence GTGATCAATCGCGGTGAACCCGCGCTGGTTCCGGTGCGGGCCGGTGACCCGTTGCCGGCCTTGCGGATAGGCGAAGAGATCGACGACGACATCGCGGTGGTGGTGACGACCTCGGGCACCACCGGTGCGCCCAAGGGTGCACAGCTGACGGCCGCCGCGCTGACCGCCAGCGCCAATGCCACTCACGCCCGTCTCGGCGGTCCGGGCCGCTGGCTGTTGGCGCTGCCTGCGTATCACATCGCCGGCGTGCAAGTGCTCGTGCGCAGTCTTCTGGCCGGCACTGTGCCCGTCGAACTGGACGTTTCCGCGGGTTTCGATATCGACGAGTTACCCAGCGCGGTAGAGAAATTGGGCGCTGGCCGGCGATACACAGCCTTGGTCGCTGCCCAGCTAAGCAAGGCGCTCACCAGTCCGGCTGCGACCGAGGCGCTCGCCGAATTCGACGCCGTGCTGATCGGCGGCGGGCCGGCGCCGCGACCGGTTCTGGATGCCGCTGCGGCGGCGGGTATTTCGATAGTGCGCACCTACGGGATGAGCGAGACCGCGGGCGGGTGTGTCTACGACGGCGTCCCACTCGACGGGGTTGGGCTGCGCATCGGCGCCGACGGGCGCATCGTGATCGGTGGTGCGACACTGGCTCGCGGTTATCGCAACCCCGTCGATCCCGACCCGTTCGCCGAGCCGGGCTGGTTCTACACCGATGACCTTGGTGCACTGGACGATTCGGGCAGGCTGAGTGTGCTGGGCCGAGCGGACGAGGCGATCAGCACCGGTGGGTTGACGGTCGTGCCGCAGCCGGTGGAGGCGGTGCTGTCGACGCACCCGGCGGTGCGCGACTGCGCGGTGTTCGGTGTCGACGACCCCCGGCTGGGTCAGCGCGTGGTAGCCGCGGTGGTGGTGCGGCGCGGTTGCGCCGCGCCGACGCTCGACGAGCTGCGGGCCCACGTCGCGCGCACCCTCGACGTCACCGCCGCGCCCCGCGAGCTGCACATCGTCGACGCGCTGCCGATGCGCGGAATCGGCAAGGTCGACCGGCAAGCGTTGGCCCGCCGGCTGGGTGGCGGCCAATAG
- a CDS encoding S-methyl-5'-thioadenosine phosphorylase, with the protein MLGVIGGSGFYTFFGADARTINLDTPYGAPSAPVTVGTVGRHEVAFLPRHGARHEYSAHTVPYRANVWALRALGVRRVFAPCAVGSLTAELGPGTVVVPDQLLDRTHGRADTYFESGGVHASFADPYCPALRAAVTSIPGVVDGGTMVVVQGPRFSTRAESRWYAAAGCTLVNMTGYPEAVLARELEMCYAAIGLVTDLDAGVDVGAGVKSDEVFAEFEKYIEPFKKLVHEAIGRVATEHTCTQCLPHISVKLPFDLP; encoded by the coding sequence GTGCTCGGAGTGATCGGCGGCAGCGGCTTCTACACCTTCTTCGGAGCCGACGCGCGCACCATCAACCTGGACACCCCGTACGGCGCACCCAGCGCTCCGGTCACCGTGGGCACCGTCGGCCGGCACGAGGTTGCGTTTCTGCCGCGACACGGCGCGCGCCACGAATACTCGGCCCACACCGTGCCGTATCGAGCGAACGTGTGGGCGCTGCGCGCGCTGGGGGTGCGGCGGGTGTTTGCGCCGTGCGCGGTCGGCAGCCTGACCGCCGAGCTCGGGCCGGGCACGGTGGTGGTGCCCGACCAGCTGCTCGACCGCACCCACGGCCGCGCGGACACGTATTTCGAATCCGGCGGTGTGCACGCCAGCTTCGCCGACCCGTACTGCCCCGCGCTGCGGGCCGCGGTCACCAGCATCCCCGGCGTCGTCGACGGCGGCACCATGGTGGTGGTCCAAGGCCCGCGGTTTTCCACTCGGGCGGAAAGCCGATGGTATGCCGCGGCGGGATGCACGCTGGTCAACATGACCGGCTATCCCGAGGCAGTGCTGGCTCGTGAACTCGAAATGTGTTATGCGGCCATTGGTTTGGTGACCGACTTGGACGCCGGTGTCGACGTCGGCGCCGGGGTCAAATCCGACGAGGTGTTCGCCGAATTCGAAAAGTACATCGAGCCGTTCAAAAAGCTGGTGCATGAGGCGATCGGCCGGGTAGCCACCGAACACACGTGCACGCAGTGCCTGCCACACATCAGTGTCAAGCTGCCGTTCGACCTGCCGTGA
- a CDS encoding MinD/ParA family protein, giving the protein MSDHPPQDAGSSGRREDQPTTQLPPQRHPGEPDQRTSDAETKAFAGFRTQRRFSEAQTRGVPPPQTVAEPRAWAAATPATGIPHPPEPTAYGYYGGAPDPSTSIDTQYRPASLPLSPYPELSTSTLLRQVKPPPSEGWRRWLYILSGHLINVGESPRVTRYNDLVVQANRPLRGCYRIAVVSLKGGVGKTTITACLGATFASIRGDRVVAVDANPDRGTLSQKVPVETPATVRHLLRDAQGIERYSDVRSYTNQGPSRLEVLASETDPAVSEAFSADDYRRTLEILERFYGIVLTDCGTGLLHSAMSGVLEKADTLIVVSSGSIDGARSASATLDWLDAHGHENLVRGSIAVINAVRPRSGKVDMQKVVDHFSRRCRAVRLIPFDPHLEEGAEINLERLKRETREALIELAAIVADGFPSDQRRPTAHFI; this is encoded by the coding sequence GTGTCTGACCATCCACCGCAGGACGCTGGGTCCTCCGGTCGCCGCGAAGATCAGCCGACCACACAGCTGCCACCGCAGCGACATCCCGGCGAGCCGGACCAAAGGACCAGCGACGCGGAGACGAAGGCCTTTGCCGGGTTCCGCACCCAGCGCCGGTTCAGCGAGGCGCAGACGCGCGGCGTACCACCCCCGCAAACGGTCGCCGAGCCGCGGGCCTGGGCGGCCGCCACCCCGGCCACGGGGATCCCGCATCCACCGGAGCCGACGGCCTACGGCTATTACGGCGGCGCACCCGACCCGTCGACGTCCATCGACACCCAGTACCGTCCGGCGTCCCTACCGCTGTCCCCGTATCCGGAGCTGTCCACCAGCACGCTGTTGCGGCAGGTCAAGCCGCCGCCGTCGGAGGGTTGGCGGAGGTGGCTCTACATTCTGTCGGGGCACTTGATCAACGTCGGGGAAAGCCCGCGGGTGACCCGCTACAACGACCTCGTAGTCCAGGCCAACAGGCCATTGCGCGGTTGCTATCGGATCGCGGTGGTGTCGCTGAAGGGCGGGGTGGGCAAGACCACCATCACCGCCTGCCTGGGTGCGACGTTCGCCTCGATTCGCGGCGACCGGGTGGTGGCGGTCGATGCCAACCCCGACCGCGGCACGCTGAGCCAGAAGGTGCCGGTGGAGACGCCGGCCACGGTGCGGCATTTGCTGCGTGACGCCCAGGGCATCGAACGCTACAGCGACGTGCGTAGCTACACCAATCAAGGGCCCAGCCGGCTGGAAGTGCTGGCGTCGGAAACCGATCCGGCGGTATCGGAAGCGTTCAGCGCCGACGACTACCGTCGCACCCTAGAAATACTTGAGCGCTTTTACGGCATCGTGCTCACCGACTGCGGCACTGGGCTTTTGCACTCGGCAATGTCGGGGGTGCTAGAAAAGGCCGACACCTTGATCGTGGTCAGCTCTGGATCGATCGACGGCGCGCGAAGCGCCTCGGCGACGTTGGATTGGTTGGACGCCCACGGCCACGAGAACCTCGTGCGCGGGTCGATCGCGGTGATCAACGCGGTGCGGCCACGCTCAGGCAAAGTCGACATGCAGAAGGTGGTCGATCATTTCTCGCGACGATGCCGCGCGGTGCGGTTGATACCGTTCGACCCTCATCTCGAGGAGGGCGCCGAGATCAACTTGGAGCGGTTGAAGCGGGAAACCCGCGAGGCACTGATCGAGCTGGCCGCGATTGTCGCCGACGGTTTCCCCAGCGATCAGCGGCGGCCCACCGCGCATTTCATCTAG
- a CDS encoding glycosyltransferase family 2 protein: MSDGAVTVVLPCLNEAESLPAVLAAIPDGYQVLVVDNNSTDDTVEVALRHGARVVTEPRPGYGSAVHAGVVAATTPIVAVIDADGSLDPGELPRLVAEVEAGADLAIGRRRPVPGLHWPWVARLGTVVMSWWLRTRHGLLVHDIAPMRVARRDALVKLGVQDRRSGYPLELLVRAAAAGWRVVEHDVAYGPRIAGESKVSGSLRGSVIAILDFWKAIS; encoded by the coding sequence ATGTCCGACGGTGCGGTCACGGTGGTGCTGCCCTGCCTCAACGAGGCGGAGTCGCTGCCCGCGGTGCTGGCGGCCATTCCGGACGGCTATCAGGTGCTGGTCGTCGACAACAACAGCACCGATGACACCGTCGAAGTGGCCCTCCGCCACGGCGCCAGGGTGGTGACCGAACCGCGCCCCGGCTATGGCTCGGCGGTGCACGCCGGGGTGGTGGCGGCCACGACGCCGATCGTCGCCGTGATCGACGCCGACGGTTCGCTGGATCCGGGTGAGCTGCCCCGGCTGGTTGCAGAGGTCGAGGCCGGCGCCGACCTGGCCATCGGGCGACGACGGCCGGTGCCCGGCCTGCACTGGCCGTGGGTCGCCCGGCTGGGCACGGTGGTGATGAGCTGGTGGTTGCGCACCCGCCACGGTTTGCTGGTGCACGACATCGCGCCGATGCGGGTCGCGCGGCGTGACGCGTTGGTGAAGCTGGGCGTCCAAGACCGCCGGTCGGGCTATCCGCTCGAGTTGCTGGTGCGCGCGGCGGCGGCCGGTTGGCGTGTCGTCGAACATGACGTCGCCTACGGCCCGCGCATCGCGGGCGAGTCCAAGGTCAGCGGTTCGCTGCGCGGCAGTGTCATCGCGATCCTGGACTTCTGGAAGGCGATCTCGTGA
- a CDS encoding DUF2064 domain-containing protein yields MNVVPVTVLVVAKAPVPGRAKTRLAAAVGDRVAAEIAAAALLDTLDAVASAPVAARVLALAGELDRAAHAAEIRQRIDSFTVIAQRGNSFADRLANAHADAADGYPVLQIGMDTPQVTGELLAACGRCLCETPAVLGLARDGGWWVLGVRTPAMAGCLRGVPMSQADTGVLTLKSLRRNGIGVTLVQELADFDIVDDVAAVRDACAPASRFSQATRAAGL; encoded by the coding sequence GTGAACGTCGTGCCGGTGACCGTGCTGGTGGTGGCCAAGGCGCCGGTGCCCGGCCGGGCCAAGACCCGGCTGGCCGCCGCCGTGGGGGACCGAGTCGCCGCCGAAATCGCCGCGGCAGCGCTGCTCGACACCCTCGACGCCGTCGCTTCCGCACCGGTAGCCGCGCGGGTGCTGGCACTCGCCGGCGAGCTCGACCGCGCGGCCCACGCCGCCGAGATCCGGCAACGGATCGACTCGTTCACGGTGATCGCCCAGCGCGGCAACAGCTTCGCTGACCGGCTCGCCAACGCGCACGCCGATGCGGCTGACGGCTATCCGGTGCTGCAAATCGGGATGGACACCCCCCAAGTGACGGGCGAGCTGCTAGCGGCATGCGGGCGATGCCTGTGCGAGACACCGGCAGTGCTCGGATTGGCTCGCGACGGCGGCTGGTGGGTGCTTGGTGTGCGCACACCGGCAATGGCCGGCTGTCTGCGCGGGGTGCCGATGTCGCAAGCCGACACCGGTGTGCTGACCTTGAAGTCCCTGCGGCGCAACGGTATTGGCGTAACGCTCGTCCAAGAGCTAGCCGACTTCGACATCGTCGACGATGTCGCTGCCGTCCGCGACGCTTGCGCACCGGCCAGTCGTTTCAGCCAAGCCACCCGCGCGGCAGGGCTCTGA
- the ccsB gene encoding c-type cytochrome biogenesis protein CcsB: protein MNTVHVDVGLARYSDWAFTSAVVALVVALVLLAVELAYSRTRAAGQLVAAGAVTPDSAAPGVIDTAPSRPVDERIGRGGLAVAYVGIALLLACIVLRGLATLRAPWGNMYEFINLTCLCALGAGTVVLRRSQHRPLWVFLLVPVLILLTVSGRWLYANAAPVMPALQSYWLPIHVSVVSLGSGVFLVAGVASILFLLKMSRLSDADAPGMLARIVRRLPDAQTLDRIAYRTTIFAFPVFGFGVIFGAIWAEQAWGRYWGWDPKETVSFVAWVVYAAYLHARSTAGWRDRKAAWINVVGFVAMVFNLFFVNLVTVGLHSYAGVG from the coding sequence ATGAACACCGTGCATGTAGACGTCGGGCTGGCCCGCTACTCCGACTGGGCGTTCACCTCGGCGGTGGTCGCGCTGGTGGTCGCGCTGGTGCTGCTGGCGGTCGAACTTGCCTATAGCCGCACCCGTGCCGCCGGGCAGCTGGTAGCCGCCGGTGCGGTAACCCCCGACAGCGCGGCCCCTGGCGTCATCGACACCGCGCCTAGTCGCCCCGTCGACGAACGAATCGGGCGGGGCGGTCTGGCTGTGGCCTATGTCGGCATCGCGCTGTTGCTGGCCTGCATCGTGCTGCGCGGGCTGGCGACGCTGCGGGCGCCGTGGGGCAACATGTACGAGTTCATCAACCTGACCTGCCTGTGCGCGCTGGGCGCGGGCACCGTCGTGCTGCGCCGCTCGCAGCATCGCCCGCTGTGGGTGTTCCTGCTGGTGCCGGTGTTGATCCTGCTCACCGTGTCCGGGCGCTGGCTTTATGCCAACGCCGCTCCGGTCATGCCGGCGCTGCAGTCCTACTGGCTGCCGATTCATGTCTCGGTGGTCAGCCTCGGGTCCGGGGTTTTCTTGGTCGCCGGCGTGGCCAGCATTCTGTTTCTGCTAAAGATGTCGCGCCTCAGCGACGCCGATGCCCCCGGCATGTTGGCGCGCATCGTGCGGCGGTTGCCCGACGCGCAGACGCTGGACCGTATCGCCTACCGCACCACGATCTTCGCCTTCCCCGTGTTCGGCTTCGGTGTGATCTTCGGCGCGATCTGGGCCGAGCAAGCCTGGGGCCGCTACTGGGGCTGGGATCCCAAGGAAACGGTGTCGTTTGTCGCGTGGGTGGTCTACGCGGCCTACCTGCACGCCAGGTCGACGGCGGGATGGCGCGACCGGAAGGCGGCCTGGATCAACGTCGTCGGGTTCGTGGCCATGGTGTTCAACCTCTTCTTCGTTAACCTGGTCACGGTAGGTTTGCACTCCTACGCAGGTGTGGGCTGA
- a CDS encoding helix-turn-helix domain-containing protein yields MSSADPAVGLRAVRALQRLQERLEAIHVANAREQGWSWQAIADALGVSRQAVHQKYNRRR; encoded by the coding sequence ATGAGCAGCGCCGACCCGGCGGTCGGGTTGCGAGCGGTCCGCGCCTTGCAGCGGCTGCAGGAGCGGCTTGAGGCCATCCACGTCGCCAACGCTCGTGAACAGGGCTGGAGCTGGCAGGCTATCGCCGACGCGCTCGGGGTGAGCCGGCAAGCCGTGCACCAGAAATACAACCGGAGGAGATAG
- a CDS encoding HTTM domain-containing protein → MTEPGSRQRPWAAAANSWRAFWFQTQPAYTVGLVRMAFGAVAVGWTVSLRPDLYELFGPRGVQPRQPGGGFQWGVFALWTSDRALLLGWAVLLVSSVLVTIGWHSRLAALVVFVLIVSFEHRNPWVWNSGDIVVRLEALFLALSPCGAALSLDQKRAGATFWSAQQRPQWPVRLMQLQLSLIYLASVLSKINGSAWPQGTAVSYALRLQDMLLVRAPDWLTNSALLMNIATWGSLGVELSLAILVWNRRLRPWVLAAGVVMHTLIMITIAVGFFTLAMFVLYLAFVPPETVQRLPRNTKDAVTKTVAMLTRRPRSSRQWGGERGSDAAAEGCREGSSADPA, encoded by the coding sequence ATGACCGAGCCGGGAAGCCGTCAGCGGCCGTGGGCGGCCGCGGCGAATAGCTGGCGGGCGTTTTGGTTCCAGACGCAGCCTGCCTACACCGTGGGTCTGGTCCGGATGGCGTTCGGCGCGGTTGCGGTCGGCTGGACGGTCTCTTTGCGTCCGGATCTGTATGAGCTATTTGGCCCACGCGGGGTGCAGCCGCGGCAGCCGGGGGGAGGTTTTCAATGGGGGGTTTTCGCACTCTGGACCAGCGACCGCGCGCTACTTCTCGGGTGGGCGGTGCTGCTCGTTTCGTCGGTCTTGGTGACAATCGGTTGGCACAGCCGACTGGCCGCGCTGGTGGTGTTTGTGCTCATCGTGTCGTTCGAACACCGCAACCCGTGGGTGTGGAATTCCGGCGATATCGTTGTCCGCCTTGAGGCGTTGTTCCTTGCGTTGTCGCCGTGTGGTGCGGCGTTGTCGCTCGACCAGAAGCGCGCCGGTGCAACGTTCTGGTCGGCACAGCAACGCCCACAGTGGCCAGTGCGATTAATGCAATTGCAGCTGTCACTGATCTATCTGGCGTCGGTGCTGAGCAAGATCAACGGCAGCGCATGGCCGCAAGGCACGGCGGTCTCCTACGCCCTGCGCCTGCAAGACATGCTGCTGGTTCGGGCGCCGGACTGGCTTACCAATAGCGCGCTGCTGATGAACATCGCCACCTGGGGTTCGCTCGGCGTTGAGCTCTCCCTGGCGATCCTGGTGTGGAACCGCCGTTTGCGGCCATGGGTTTTGGCCGCGGGGGTGGTCATGCACACGTTGATCATGATCACCATCGCCGTTGGCTTTTTCACCCTGGCGATGTTCGTGCTCTATCTCGCATTTGTGCCGCCCGAGACCGTGCAGCGGCTTCCCCGCAACACCAAAGACGCCGTGACGAAGACGGTGGCGATGCTTACTCGCCGGCCACGAAGCAGTCGCCAATGGGGCGGCGAACGCGGAAGCGACGCCGCGGCAGAGGGTTGTCGCGAGGGCAGCTCTGCTGACCCGGCGTGA